A region of the Nocardia asteroides genome:
ATGCGGCACCCGACCTCGGCGCCGTCCCGGGGGCGCTCCGGTCACATAGATGAAAAAGCCGAATGCAGCGGAAGTTCGGCCGCGATCACGATGCCGTGTAGCCGAGCGCTCGCCGTTACCAGCGCGAATATGATCTCGCTCAGATAGTCGGCGAACTCTTCGACCGACATGGCGGGCGGCTGCGAACGGTTCACCCCCAGCCACCAATCGGTGGCCGATGCCACCGCGCCGAAGATCGAATAGATCACCAGCTCCACGCTCACGATTCGCACCGACTCGTCGTCCACGGCGTCGGCGAACAGCTCGGCGGCGCGTGCGGCGGACTGCCTGGCCGATTGCAGGGCGCGGTCGCCATCATCGGACCGCTGCGTGAAATGACTGTGCAGCATGAACCGGAAGACGTTCGGCTGCCGCGACACCACCAGCGCGTATTCGGTCGCCGCGCGGCGCACGAGGTCACCGGCCGAGTCGCCGGTCAGGTCGAAGCTGGTCATGATCTGTTCCCAGAGCATGTCGCGCACCCGGTCGGCGATCGCGTTGTAGAGGTCGGTCTTGTCCTCGAAATGCCGATACAGCTTCGGCTTGGCCGCGCCCGCCTCCTTGGCGATGTCGCCCATGCTGACGGCGGGACCGAACTTGTCCAGCGCGCGGAACGCCGCGTCGACGAATTCCTCGCGCACCTTCTTGCGATGCTCGCGCCAGCGCTCGGTGCGCGCGTCCACGCGTCTGCTCGGCTGGTCCCCTACCGTCCGGCCGCTGAGCATCACGAATTCGGATGCTACCTGCAACCACCGGTACCAAGCCCGCACCCGCCGACTCGACCGAGCTGTGCGGGCACTACGGGAGGTTCGCGATGCTCGAGCAGGACGCGCCGCCCCCGGCGGGAAACCCGCTGAGCGAGGGATTCTCGCTCAGCGGCGAGATCAGCGCTTCTTGGAATCGATGGTGGGCTCGCCGGCGGCCTTGGCCTTCTTGTCCGCTCGCTTTTCCTTGAGGGTTTTCTCGGACTTCTTGGACATCGAGCTGCGCGGAGATTTGTCGGACAATCGTGGTCCTTTGTTCGGAGACCTGAATGGTCCCGCTGCTACCGACCGTACGCTACGTGGGCCACTTTTCCGGTGCGACCGACGAGTTCGGCTTGCAGGAACCTCACAGCTGAGACCCAGCTCCGTGGCAGCGTGGCCGCCGAATGTGGTCCGCATGACCGAGACTCTGACCGTCACGGCGGCGGAGCGAACCGTTCCACAACGGATTCGGGCGCCACTCTTGGCATCCCGCAAAACGCCAGCGATGATGGTCGGGATGTGTGACGGCTCCTGGTCGGAGCCGGGGCCACCGCCACCATCAGGTCACGCGTCCACCGCGAACATCCAGGGAAACAATTGAACGCTTTCGTGAAGCTGGCCG
Encoded here:
- a CDS encoding TetR/AcrR family transcriptional regulator, which translates into the protein MLSGRTVGDQPSRRVDARTERWREHRKKVREEFVDAAFRALDKFGPAVSMGDIAKEAGAAKPKLYRHFEDKTDLYNAIADRVRDMLWEQIMTSFDLTGDSAGDLVRRAATEYALVVSRQPNVFRFMLHSHFTQRSDDGDRALQSARQSAARAAELFADAVDDESVRIVSVELVIYSIFGAVASATDWWLGVNRSQPPAMSVEEFADYLSEIIFALVTASARLHGIVIAAELPLHSAFSSM